ACTTAAATAGCCAAGCTCAAGTAATATAGCATTTTGACGGTTTTCGCGGAGTACTAAATAGTTGCCGAAGCGTGGTCCTCGATCTTTCAAGCTAACTTTTGATGCCAATCCTTCATGAACATATTCCGCAAGCTTTTGCTGATAACCGTTCGTATAATAGGTCGTAAAGCCGCTCACTGAACTATCTTCATTTGCGTCATAGTGAATACTGATAAACGCATCGGCACCTGCCTGATGTGATACTGCAACACGCTTTCGCAAGTCGACAAAAATGTCGGATTCACGTGTCATGACAACATTTGCACCGGCAGCCTGTAATTTGGAACGTAGCAGTTCTGCTGTAATAATATTAATCTCTTTTTCGTCTGTTCCACGAACACCGGTAGTACCACGGTCGTTACCGCCGTGACCCGCATCCAGTACGATTGTTAAGCCCTTTAATGTACCTTTTTTACGTTCGGCTGCCTCGCTTGTATTATTTTTAGATGTAGTTCCTTGTGAATCATTTTCACTGACAACCCAGTTTGCGACGTACGCGGTTTGACGATCATTTACTGCGATTTTAAACCAGTCGCCTTCACTTTCCACTATCGGATATGTATGACCAGCATCTGCAATGACAACAACATTTGAAGAAGTCGAAGGGGATTCCCTTAAATTTGTCCCGTTATAAATAATCGTAACAAAGTTTTTCGTTTCTTCTTTTTCAGATGAAGGATTTTGTTTCAATTGTTTTGTAAACGTTCCATAAAAATTGTATATCCAACCTTTTTTACCTTTTTCATATTCAATTTCAACCCAATTATGATTTCGGCTGACAACTTTAAATTGTTGTCCTTCAGTGGCAAGCCCTAATTTTTTAGATGTTAAATCAGGTTTTTTTCGGATGTTGACAGCATTTACGTTAACGGTAAATGTATTCGGGTCAATTTGTTGTATTGGCTCATTTGACTGTTCCTGTTGTCCGTTATCAGAAGGGGGGGCCGGCTTTTCCGTATTCGCTTCTTTCACTGTGACATATTCCGCAAATACCCAACCTGTCATCTCGCCGAACTGAATTTGAATCCAATCCTGTTCTTGTTTTAAAAATTTACTTTCCGTCCCGGAAGAGATTTTTGTCAGTACAGAAGCGGATAATGATGGTGCTACACGAACATTTAAAGAGTTTACTTGAGAAATGACTGTCTTTTCAGTTGACGAGTCTGTTTGACCGATTGCTGTTTTTACAAGCCATGCCGCAACCCATCCTTTTTGTTGTCCGACTTGAACATGGTGCCAATCACCTTGTTTTTCAATCGAAATCATCTCAGTTCCCTCTTTTAATGTATCGAGAATCGGATAAGAAAGACCTGGACCTTCACGTAAATATAAAATTTCCGCGTTTACATATAATGGTTCCCCGTTGGCATGAGCAGGGCGAGCGGAAAAATAATACGGAACAATCGCTGTGAATAATAATAAAAATGATAAACCTATTATTATTTTATTTTTTTTCATAGTTTCCTCCTTTATAATAATTTAGTTAAATGACCTTTCACTATATACCCCTATATTATAAAAGCATTTATGACAAAAAATATAGCGTTTTTTTGAAAATGGTTGACAACTTGTCATGACAT
This window of the Solibacillus isronensis genome carries:
- a CDS encoding N-acetylmuramoyl-L-alanine amidase, whose amino-acid sequence is MKKNKIIIGLSFLLLFTAIVPYYFSARPAHANGEPLYVNAEILYLREGPGLSYPILDTLKEGTEMISIEKQGDWHHVQVGQQKGWVAAWLVKTAIGQTDSSTEKTVISQVNSLNVRVAPSLSASVLTKISSGTESKFLKQEQDWIQIQFGEMTGWVFAEYVTVKEANTEKPAPPSDNGQQEQSNEPIQQIDPNTFTVNVNAVNIRKKPDLTSKKLGLATEGQQFKVVSRNHNWVEIEYEKGKKGWIYNFYGTFTKQLKQNPSSEKEETKNFVTIIYNGTNLRESPSTSSNVVVIADAGHTYPIVESEGDWFKIAVNDRQTAYVANWVVSENDSQGTTSKNNTSEAAERKKGTLKGLTIVLDAGHGGNDRGTTGVRGTDEKEINIITAELLRSKLQAAGANVVMTRESDIFVDLRKRVAVSHQAGADAFISIHYDANEDSSVSGFTTYYTNGYQQKLAEYVHEGLASKVSLKDRGPRFGNYLVLRENRQNAILLELGYLSNPSEERAITTDYYREQATLGIYQGLLNYFDDQLEQ